The following coding sequences lie in one Chelmon rostratus isolate fCheRos1 chromosome 2, fCheRos1.pri, whole genome shotgun sequence genomic window:
- the pik3c2b gene encoding phosphatidylinositol 4-phosphate 3-kinase C2 domain-containing subunit beta produces the protein MSAAQTQKESSEAGWSCLEALGLSQKELVLAEALQMEYDALSRLRQDKSGTGTGQTPDSASQTRSKTPNPTIQRPRPTPGQSSPGPTGGSLLRGLSGSDPSLNQPGGSQSSHSLPARAPLPQGGYIKESLYILDSPEANKFRNCSGSSLGDSTESGSGILPKGFLSLPDDIPPAIPPRNPIPPSSGSENPFLPSRGSTVPRNVNLFTPEVDQPKVTSGELNYDNINDSLSRLNGSQQAPRGRRANGDQTGKPVARSKTLPPQVPPRTYVPVPKSNKNQRRVSADPVSLASRVSGFGYELFQVSEERDEEVAAFCHMLDVLRSASPHSDRSKNAGFVWSPSVSQEELHQGLGVSVKVTVISEHFREPLTFTCDGSSTVDLLIYQTLCYAQDDLDHMDVDHYLLKVCGHDEFLNNSQTLASLEFVQQCLKFDWDVRLFLTKRSAISTELARKKDDDETLSTMNHSILLQERPIKQTVTREALTLLLDTFHNEAESFLLSEVELPLHVERLVQSVKALCSSLAAVETPDVTAALSQLPACPCRLQPKVLKDASVLAVRENREKVVEKLTAAILDLVELYCSTFNANFHTTPQSQCCTAPVQEAGLITNVLSFNVHAAHRIPITWAASYEGFFLSCSLTHGGVELCAPQHTSKQSVSKYLFHLVVWDQRVCFPVQINQLPRESQLTVTLYASSLPPPGGAEEKGKQRRSIEALGWVTMPLFNFRHVLTCGRKLLGLWPSAPGRSGNARTSSPNFSQPDSVILQVDFPTSSFEVRFSTPSPADFCPQYDFSRLDTVSQIQLQDVLHKKAVFWLTAEDKRLLWEKKAFCQAESAALPLVLASAPCWQWACLPDIYSLLKQWACLSHLDALGLLHASFPDQELRRTAVQWMDSISDPELLDFLPQLVQALKYECYLDSSLVRFLLRRAIGDIRIAHYLFWLLKDNLQDSQFRARYQHLLAALLCCVGRGLREEFDRQCWLVSVLAKVAHKVRDSTPSSRQCVLREGLEEMKQFFSVNSSCRLPLNPALLVTGINIKSCSFFNSNAVPLKLSFQNLDPLGDSVNVIFKSGDDLRQDMLTLQMIRIMNKIWIQEGLDMRMVIFKCFSTGRGRGMVEMIPHADTLRKIQVEHGVTGSFKDRPLADWLQKHNPTDEQYDKAVENFIYSCAGCCVATYILGICDRHNDNIMLKTSGHMFHIDFGKFLGHAQMFGNIKRDRAPFVFTSDMAYVINGGDKPSSRFHDFVDLCCEAYNLIRKHTHLFLNLLGLMLSCGIPELSDLEDLKYVYDALRPHESEADATMYFTRLIESSLGSVATKLNFFIHNLAQMKFASSEDRPTLSFAPRVHTAKSDGLIRNLYICRHIRTANPSKGYAFVVKVERDGQQEALLVQRTFEEFHELHSKLRLVLPSSKLPSFPSRFVIGRSRGEATADRRKDELNGYVWHLIHAAPEVAQCDLVYTFFHPLPRDERPGSTSSKPAEMAWSPASGKELGEVKLSISYKNDKLFIMVMHIRGLQPLQDGTDPDPYVKLYLLPDPQKTSKRKTKAARRTCNPTYNEMLVYERIPQGDLDQRVIHLRVLGDGAFWENTLLGETFIPLKRLVPGQHWVDWHQLGAAGSDSAH, from the exons ATGTCGGCGGCTCAGACCCAGAAGGAGAGCAGCGAGGCGGGCTGGAGCTGTCTGGAGGCTCTGGGTCTCAGTCAGAAGGAGCTGGTCCTGGCCGAGGCCCTGCAGATGGAGTATGACGCTCTCTCCAGACTCAGACAGGACAAGAGTGGAACCGGGACCGGCCAGACCCCCGACTCAGCCAGTCAAACCCGCTCCAAGACCCCGAATCCCACCATCCAGCGCCCCCGACCCACCCCCGGCCAGTCCAGTCCAGGTCCCACAGGAGGAAGCCTGCTGAGGGGCCTCTCTGGGTCTGACCCCTCACTGAACCAGCCTGGAGGGTCACAGTCTTCACACTCCCTCCCAGCCAGGGCGCCCCTTCCTCAGGGAGGCTATATCAAAGAGTCCCTGTACATCCTGGACAGTCCTGAGGCCAACAAGTTCAGGAACTGCTCAGGTTCCAGCCTCGGGGACTCAACTGAGTCTGGGTCAGGGATTCTCCCCAAAGGCTTCCTGTCTCTTCCAGATGATATACCCCCCGCCATCCCTCCAAGAAACCCCATCCCCCCGTCATCAGGGTCAGAGAACCCGTTCCTGCCCTCTCGAGGGTCCACCGTGCCCCGCAATGTGAACCTGTTTACGCCGGAGGTGGATCAGCCCAAAGTGACCTCGGGGGAGTTGAACTACGACAACATTAACGACTCGCTGTCCCGACTCAACGGGAGCCAACAAGCGCCTCGAGGTCGGAGGGCCAATGGGGACCAAACAGGAAAGCCTGTGGCTCGGAGTAAGACCCTCCCGCCTCAAGTCCCGCCCAGGACGTACGTACCTGTTCCCAAGAGCAACAAGAACCAGCGGCGGGTGTCTGCAGACCCG gtgtctcTGGCCTCCAGGGTCAGTGGATTTGGATATGAACTCTTCCAGGTGTCTgaggagagagacgaggaggTGGCTGCTTTCTGTCACATGCTGGATGT tttaCGTTCGGCGTCGCCGCACAGCGACCGCTCGAAGAACGCTGGCTTCGTTTGGTCGCCGTCCGTCAGTCAGGAGGAGCTGCATCAGGGTCTGGGGGTCAGCGTGAAGGTCACCGTCATCAGCGAGCACTTCAGAGAGCCTCTCACCTTTACCTGCGATG GTTCCTCCACGGTGGACCTGCTGATCTATCAGACTCTGTGTTACGCGCAGGATGATCTGGATCACATGGACGTGGACCACTACCTGCTGAAGGTGTGCGGACACGACGAATTCCTCAACAA ctctcAGACTCTGGCCAGTCTGGAGTTTGTCCAACAGTGTCTCAAGTTTGACTGGGATGTCCGACTGTTTCTCACCAAGAGATCAGCCATCAGCACAGAGCTGGCCCGCAag AAAGACGACGACGAGACGTTGTCCACCATGAACCACAGCATCCTGCTGCAGGAGCGTCCAATCAAACAGACCGTCACCAG AGAggctctgactctgctgctggATACTTTTCACAACGAAGCCGAGTCCTTCCTGCTGTCAGAG GTGGAGCTGCCGCTGCACGTGGAGCGTCTCGTCCAATCGGTGAAGGCGCTCTGCAGCTCGTTAGCTGCCGTGGAGACGCCTGACGTGACCGCCGCCCTCAGCCAGCTCCCAGCATGCCCCTGTCGTCTGCAGCCTAAAGTGCTGAAG GATGCTTCAGTGCTGGCCgtcagagagaacagag AGAAAGTGGTGGAGAAGTTGACGGCGGCCATCTTGGATCTTGTGGAGCTGTACTGCAGCACGTTCAACGCCAACTTCCACACGACGCCGCAGAGTCAGTGCTGCACGGCGCCGGTGCAGGAGGCCGGCCTCATCACCAACGTGCTCTCCTTCAACGTGCACGCCGCTCACCGCATCCCCATCACCTGGGCCGCCAG ctaCGAGGGTTTCTTCCTGTCCTGCTCTCTGACTCATGGAGGGGTGGAGCTCTGTGCGCCACAACACACCAGCAAACAGTCGGTCAGCAAATACCTGTTCCACCTGGTGGTGTGGGACCAAAG ggtgtgTTTCCCGGTGCAGATCAACCAGCTGCCCAGAGAGTCTCAGCTGACGGTGACGCTGTACGCCAGCTCTCTGCCGCCCCCCGGAGGAGCCGAGGAGAAGGGGAAGCAGCGCCGCAGCATCGAGGCTTTGGGCTGGGTCACCATGCCGCTCTTCAACTTCAGACA tgtCCTGACATGTGGCAGGAAGTTACTCGGTCTGTGGCCTTCAGCTCCAGGGAGGAGTGGAAACGCTCGAACAAGCTCGCCAAACTTCAGCCAACCAGACAGCGTGATCCTACAg gtgGACTTTCCCACCTCATCCTTCGAGGTCCGGTTCAGCACTCCTTCTCCAGCAGACTTCTGTCCCCAGTACGACTTCTCCAGACTGGACACCGTCAGTCAGATCCAGCTGCAGGACGTCCTCCACAAGAAGGCCGTCTTCTg GTTGACGGCGGAGGACAAGCGTCTCCTGTGGGAGAAGAAGGCCTTCTGTCAGGCTGAGagtgcagctctgcctctggtCCTGGccagcgccccctgctggcagtGGGCCTGTCTGCCTGACATCTACTCCCTGCTGAAGCAGTGGGCCTGCCTGAGTCACCTGGACGCTCTGGGGCTCCTCCACGCCTC gttcCCGGAccaggagctgaggaggacgGCCGTTCAGTGGATGGACTCCATCTCAGATCcagagctgctggacttcctgccTCAGCTCGTCCAG gcTCTGAAGTACGAGTGTTACCTGGACAGCTCTCTGGTTCGTTTCCTCCTGCGGAGAGCCATCGGGGACATTCGCATCGCTCACTACCTCTTCTG gctgCTGAAGGACAACCTGCAGGACAGTCAGTTCAGGGCTCGCTATCAGCACCTTCTGgccgctctgctctgctgcgtCGGTCGAGGTCTCCGTGAAGAGTTCGACCGCCAGTGCTGGCTCGTCTCCGTCCTCGCCAAGGTGGCTCACAAAGTCCGAGACTCCACGCCGTCCAGCAGACAG tGTGTCCTCAGGGAGGGTCTGGAGGAGATGAAGCAGTTCTTCTCAGTTAACAGCAGCTGTAGACTTCCTCTAAACCCGGCGCTGCTGGTCACAGGAATTAACAtcaag TCGTGTTCCTTCTTCAACTCCAACGCTGTCCCTCTCAAACTGTCCTTCCAAAACCTGGACCCTCTGGGAGACAGCGTCAACGTCATCTTTAAG TCAGGAGACGACCTGCGGCAGGATATGCTGACTCTGCAGATGATCCGGATCATGAACAAGATCTGGATCCAGGAGGGTCTGGACATGAGAATGGTCATCTTCAAATGTTTCTCCACTGGCAGAGGACGAG GTATGGTGGAGATGATTCCTCATGCTGACACTCTGAGGAAGATCCAGGTGGAACATGGAGTCACTGGGTCCTTCAAAGACCGGCCACTGGCCGACtggctgcagaaacacaacccTACTGATGAGCAGTACGACAAg GCAGTGGAGAACTTCATCTACTCGTGTGCCGGCTGCTGCGTGGCGACCTACATCCTGGGAATCTGTGACCGCCACAACGACAACATCATGCTGAAGACCAGCGGTCACATGTTCCACATCGACTTCGGGAAGTTCCTGGGACACGCGCAGATGTTTGGAAACATCAAACG GGACCGCGCCCCCTTCGTCTTCACCTCCGACATGGCGTACGTCATCAACGGAGGAGACAAACCGTCCAGTCGCTTCCACGACTTTGTGGATCTGTGCTGCGAGGCGTACAACCTGATccggaaacacacacacctgttcctCAACCTGCTGGGCCTG atgttgtCCTGTGGGATCCCTGAACTTTCTGATCTGGAGGATCTAAAGTACGTCTACGACGCGCTGAGACCTCATGAGTCTGAGGCTGACGCCACCATGTACTTcaccag GTTGATCGAGTCCAGTCTTGGAAGCGTCGCCACCAAACTCAACTTCTTCATCCACAATCTGGCTCAGATGAAGTTCGCCTCGTCGGAGGATCGTCCCACGCTGTCCTTCGCTCCCAGAGTCCACACGGCGAAGAGCGACGGCCTCATCAGGAACCTCTACATCTGCAGACACATCCGCACCGCCAACCCCAGCAAAGGATAC GCCTTTGTAGTGAAGGTGGAGCGTGACggccagcaggaggcgctgctGGTTCAGAGGACGTTTGAAGAGTTTCATGAACTTCACAGCAAACTGAGACTCGTCCTCCCCTCGTCCAAGCTACCCAG TTTCCCGAGCCGTTTTGTGATTGGTCGGTCCCGAGGCGAGgcaacagctgacaggaggaaAGACGAGCTAAATGGTTACGTGTGGCATCTGATCCACGCTGCTCCAGAGGTCGCTCAG tgtgacCTCGTCTACACCTTCTTCCACCCGCTGCCCAGAGACGAGAGACCAGGAAGCACAAGCAGCAAACCAGCAG AGATGGCGTGGTCTCCGGCTTCAGGCAAAGAGCTCGGCGAGGTCAAACTGTCGATCTCCTACAAGAATGACAAACTCTTCATCATGGTGATGCACATACGAGGACTG CAGCCCCTGCAGGACGGCACAGACCCGGACCCCTATGTGAAGCTCTACCTCCTCCCAGACCCCCAGAAGACCAGCAAGAGGAAGACCAAGGCGGCACGGCGCACCTGTAACCCCACCTACAACGAGATG CTCGTGTATGAGCGGATCCCTCAGGGGGACCTGGACCAGAGGGTGATTCACCTGCGGGTTCTTGGTGATGGGGCTTTCTGGGAGAACACCCTGCTGGGAGAGACCTTCATCCCTCTGAAGAGGCTGGTCCCAGGTCAGCACTGGGTGGACTGGCACCAGCTGGGCGCCGCTGGCTCAGACTCCGcccactga
- the LOC121624549 gene encoding protein phosphatase 1 regulatory subunit 15B, whose product MFKSMSGGEHLSGGQSSSSPTGRGVPSPGLDSQESSWIGLLSLVSRPAMSFLQKYLPGRPRTPALSDKQAGWLNEDLKSSFANEESEFLRQLDDILPLTQHPAPQLAYVQCRHDGSAGLLEPKGGSTVPWLTADSLREIGIESAEEMDLNLCQQAQIGYFSSTRTFLSHGRFSSMSSQEINSAGGADWAPELMSSSVKSSWGKSRMWWGNFWGGEESSQKRLLSDLSWSEEGALTGWLCPQQPVSHTKAPAAETTDVFVQSGRGRWMPGENTGPSDHKEEPANNGGLQTVQNREGSMPDHRLSVGNHLSSSKAATACSEGALLTPDQDNGYSSLEEEHVQMCQLFMVKAPSEEQPRPETESTETCDAVTTDMEEEASEEGASTSGKVDDEEGMQEDEEEQEVALQEESAEATVLTTPQCPNKAIAFIMGCPCSDDDSSQSDGESSDEDDDGFDSEGFSDLSSSTDEEDDDDEDSDSEADSEAERLWSSLCQSLDPYNPQNFTARLHTSSTPPKTIPTSTPPSSTQSTPASSPDLTPLSLSSPHLSSTPPSGHDVWDDSTSASEVDEAESLRLWSSFSCSSDPYSPFNFQAPLRTREPVKSGPRAKTRKASQTTPRSPCRAPASPPKYRKEEAEERLDSGFSEPSTSSSTQSCSRAKKVRFCDDVEEFFASCGEEEEDRRGPWEELARDRCRFLRRCQEVEQSIAYCLQPQHRSLVYQRLAVLCVQDS is encoded by the coding sequence ATGTTCAAAAGTATGAGCGGTGGAGAACATTTATCCGGCGGCCAGAGCTCGTCTTCTCCGACCGGGCGTGGAGTCCCCTCTCCCGGGCTTGACAGCCAGGAAAGCTCGTGGATCGGCCTGCTGTCCCTGGTGTCCAGGCCTGCGATGTCATTTCTGCAAAAATATCTCCCGGGGAGACCCCGAACCCCGGCCCTTTCTGATAAACAAGCTGGTTGGCTCAACGAggatttaaaaagcagctttgcTAATGAAGAAAGTGAGTTTTTAAGACAGTTGGACGACATACTGCCGCTAACGCAGCACCCGGCTCCCCAGCTGGCCTACGTGCAGTGTCGGCACGACGGATCCGCCGGCCTGCTGGAGCCGAAAGGCGGCAGCACTGTGCCGTGGCTGACCGCTGATTCTCTCCGGGAAATAGGGATTGAAAGCGCAGAAGAAATGGACTTAAATCTCTGCCAGCAAGCTCAGATTGGATATTTCTCTTCTACCAGGACTTTTCTCAGTCATGGTCGCTTCAGCTCGATGTCATCTCAGGAAATAAACTCCGCAGGGGGGGCGGACTGGGCGCCAGAGCTGATGAGTTCCTCCGTGAAGAGCAGCTGGGGTAAAAGCAGGATGTGGTGGGGCAACTTTTGGGGAGGCGAGGAGAGTTCACAGAAAAGGCTCTTGTCAGATTTGTCCTGGTCTGAGGAGGGGGCCCTGACAGGCTGGCTTTGTCCACAACAACCGGTTTCTCACACAAAAGCCCCTGCTGCCGAAACAACCGATGTGTTTGTCCAGAGCGGCAGAGGGAGATGGATGCCGGGAGAAAACACTGGACCGTCTGACCACAAAGAGGAGCCGGCCAACAATGGAGGCCTTCAAACAGTCCAGAACAGAGAGGGGTCCATGCCAGACCACCGGCTCAGCGTCGGTAACCACCTGAGCAGTTCAAAAGCTGCCACTGCCTGCAGTGAGGGGGCACTTCTGACCCCAGATCAGGACAATGGTTACTCCAGTCTGGAGGAAGAGCACGTCCAGATGTGCCAGCTGTTCATGGTGAAAGCCCCGAGTGAAGAGCAGCCGCGGCCAGAGACCGAATCCACTGAAACCTGTGACGCTGTCACAACAGACATGGAGGAAGAGGCTTCTGAGGAGGGAGCGTCTACATCAGGAAAGGTAGATGACGAAGAGGGCATgcaggaagatgaggaagaacaGGAAGTAGCCCTTCAGGAGGAGTCCGCAGAGGCGACAGTACTCACCACCCCCCAGTGTCCGAATAAAGCCATTGCCTTCATCATGGGCTGCCCCTGCAGTGATGAtgacagcagccaatcagacggGGAGTCCAGTGACGAGGACGATGATGGTTTTGACAGTGAGGGCTTTTCTGATCTGTCCAGCTCGACcgatgaagaggatgatgacGACGAAGACTCGGACAGCGAGGCAGACTCTGAGGCGGAACGCCTGTGGAGCTCATTGTGCCAAAGTCTGGACCCATACAACCCCCAAAACTTCACAGCCCGGCTACACACCAGCAGCACCCCACCCAAGACCATCCCCACCTCCACACCTCCGTCCTCCACTCAGTCCACCCCCGCCTCCTCCCCTGACCTCACCCCTttgtccctctcctcccctcacctcagctccacccctCCCTCAGGCCACGATGTTTGGGATGACTCCACCTCAGCCAGCGAGGTGGACGAAGCGGAAAGTCTCCGCCTGTGgagctccttcagctgctcctcgGACCCTTACAGTCCATTTAACTTCCAGGCCCCGCTCAGGACTCGAGAGCCCGTCAAGTCGGGGCCCCGGGCCAAGACCAGGAAGGCCTCCCAGACTACCCCTCGCTCTCCCTGCCGTGCCCCAGCATCTCCACCTAAGTacaggaaggaggaggctgaggagaggCTGGACAGCGGCTTCTCTGaaccctccacctcctccagcacacagagctgcagcagagccaagaag